Sequence from the Cenarchaeum symbiont of Oopsacas minuta genome:
ACAAAAGAGATGTTGCCATGTCCACGTATCGCAAATACCCACCCCATCACGGTAACTTGACTTTCGATTACATTGTGCAATTCCGTAGAATAATGTGTACGGCGCAGTGAACCAAGTTCAGTCTTTACACTCATGCTATACTGTTACAAACACACTCCTTTATTATTTTCCAATTGGCCAAATTATGCTAAAGAAAAAATACCCTTTATGTATTGCATTAATTATGACGCTAGAGGGTAGAGAGTTGGCAATAGCTTTGATCGCCAATGGTATAGCAGCTCATACCATATACAGAGAGAACAAAAGTATCCCAGATGAAACAACAGTGTATGATTTCATACTAAAATCGGTTCCAGAGAATCTCAGAGTCCACATTACAGCAGAACTCATAGATGAGGTATATGTTGGAGTCACCAAAGCCCATAGTTCATAAGTCATTATCTTTAAGATATAATGTTGACATCCGTTGCAACGCTTGGATCCCATTGTGCCATGCAGGTGCTAAAAGGTGCAAAAGATGAGGGCTTTAAGACCGTGCTCATATGTGAGAGAAAACGTGAGAGTCTGTATAGTAGATTTAGTTTTATCGATAAAATGATTCTAGTAGATGCATTCACAGAGGTAGCCGATAAAAAATGCCAAGATGAATTATCAGATCTAGATTCAATTCTGATACCTCACGGTACGCTAGTATCTCAATTAGACTCTGAAAAGATCGAAGCGATGCGCACTCCAATATTTGGCAACAAAATGATGCTCCGATGGGAATCAGATAGAAATCTAAAAGAAAAGATCATGCGTGATGCAAATCTAAAATTACCACGTACGATAAATTCGCCATCCGATATTGACACTTTGGTAATTGTCAAACGCCAAGGAGCAGCTGGTGGAAAAGGGTATTTTATAGCATCCAATAAAATAGAATATGAACGACAGAGAGATCTTCTTGTAAAAAATAATGTCATTAGTAAAGATGAAGAACTCTATATACAAGAATACATTCCAGGTGTTTTGGCATATTTACAATTTTTTTACTCTCCACTTGATGACCAACTTGAATTCTTTGGGGCAGACCAACGCCATGAATCAGATATAGAAGGACTTGGTAGGATACCTGCCAATATGCAAAATGATAAAGTAATGTCATTTAATGTCATAGGAAATACACCAATTGTTCTACGCGAATCGCTTTTAGAAGATGCCTTCAATATGGGCGAGAGATTTGTCAAAACATCTGCAGATTCTGTAAAACCCGGAATGAATGGACCTTTTTGTATAGAAGGTACATATGATGAAGATGCAAAATTTACAGCCTTTGAGTTTTCAGCTAGAATCGTAGCAGGAACCAACATCTACATGGATGGCTCGCCTTATTACGGTCTATTGTATGGCGAGTCGATAAGTATGGGAAGAAGAATCGCAAGAGAGATAAAACGTGCCAAATCTGATAACCGCCTAGACAAGATAACAACCTAGTTACGGTGTTTTGTATTTGGATGTATAGTCAATATTGGTTCGAATTTTTTTATTACAATCTCTGCGTCTTTTATACGTGAACGATAAAATTTATGCTTTTTACCCTCTTTTGTCAAGACATTTTTCTCTACATCAATAAGGCCAAGATCTTTAAGGTCGGATAATTTTTTGTATACTGAACTTAGTGGTATCTTTAGAGTTTGTGAGAGATCAGATGCGGTCATAGATTCTCTCACCATGGAAAAAATGATTGCTCTAGCTTCTACATCTGCTAGTATTACCACAATTTTTTGCGTAACATCAAATTTTTTCAATTGTGGTAATGTCGCCTTGTGTTTCAATAACAGATATGCAAGTAAGAGATATTTAAACGAAATTACTCTATAAAATCATCTCTTACATCAGGTATGAATTTACGCCACAGTCCTCCTAGTACAAATGGAATTGTAATCCAAAAACTTGTCACAGATATGGCAGATGCTAATCTAAAATCATATAATAGATCCTTTGGGACGTTTGTAGTGTCTGCTGGTTCAGGAAACAATATCAAAGTCACACCCATGATACATGCACATCCTGCAAGTGCTAGAAATTTTTTATTTCCATGTAAAAATTTCAAAATATAGCAAGTCCCCAACATTAACAATCCAGAGACTGTAATTAATCCAAGATAAAACATGGTTCTCTCTCCCACGGTTGCCGGATCCCCCACAGTGGGTGGGTTTGATGGATATTTTACAAATGGGATGGCAAATAATACAAGCCACATTATTGCTGCAAGTATCAATGATTTTTTTATAGTATCAGAGCTTGGAAGTGATTTTTTCACATATGCGTATATGAGTCCAAATAATGAACCAAACGACATTCCAAGTATGGCGCTTGCGATAATTTGTCCACCTTTTTGCCATGTACGATATGCTTCGTGCTCTAGACGGAATTCAACAGTATTTTGCACATCTCCAGAGTCAAAGAGTGCCATATTTTCAAGTGAGATTGCTCTATCTAAGACGGGTTCAACAAGTACAAAGTTGGCTATTCCTTGAATTGTACCAGCAACTATGCCAGATACGAGTATAACGCAAATAAACGCCAAAAATTTCAATGGTTACATCTCAATGGCATGGAAATCCTGCAGCATGGCGCAGGTCATGTGAGAGCTCGTGCAAATACATACTATCAAATGCCTCTGCACCCTGTACAATACTAAACAAATGTCCTTGATCAAAGCCTATTGTAAATAATCCAAATACAAAGACTAGAGCAAGAATGATCGTTGCATTTTTTGGAACACTAGTGCTATGTCGTGCAACTTTCATGTATCTTGACATATTTGCGTATGTAGATTTGAGTTATTTAAATACGCCGTTTTTAGATCGCAGAAATGATCTAGTCTTTTTGTACAACATGGGATACATTTGTGAATAGATACACCAAAAATGGTTCCTTTGACAAGATTTTTACCATAGTGTTAAAACCATACTATATGAAAAATAGATATCTTGCGCTAGTGGCAATTCCAGTCATTATTGGCATACTTTCAGTTGTATACATAACACAAGATTCACCAAAGACAGATGAATTAACTATTGCAGGATTAATAGATGGAGCATCCCCAATCTTGGGCAATACAGATGCAGAAATTATCATTATAGAGTGGGGAGATTATCAATGTGAATATTGTCACAAATTTCACCAAAATACACTAGATGCGATAAAAGTAAAGTATGTAGATACTGGAGTTGCAAATATCGTGTTTCGAGATTTCATCTTGAATGGTCCAGATTCAGAGCTTGCCGCACTAGCATCACATTGTGCAGAGGATCAAGGTAAATTTTGGGAGTATCATAATGCATTGTATGAAAACTGGGGCGGAGAACGTACTGGTTGGATAACAGATGAGTCATTGCTTGCACTTGCCGTTTCACTAGATCTCGATGTATCAAAATTTGATCTGTGTGTAGATTCAAAGACACATACAGATCGTGTCATAGAATCCACAATATATGGAAAAAGTATTGGTATTGGCGCAACACCAACATTTTTGATATCAAATGGCCAAGATGTAATAAAGATTAGTGGTGCCCAACCAATGTCCGTCTTTGAACGAGCCATTGAAAGTCTATAACGAGAGATATTTTAGGAGTAGATGTATAGAATATGGTCAAAATAAAGATCGAAAAACAAGACTCTGTTAAATTATATCGCATACGTAAAACATTGGATGAGCTCTCAGATAAGACAGGGCACGGAACAGAACTCATCACAGTTTACATACCAAAAGGAAAACAGTTACACGAAGTTGTAAGTATTCTCAAAGAAGAGCAAGGAACAGCAGATAATATAAAATCTGATCTTACTCGCACACATGTAGTTGACTCTCTCAACAAGGTCATACAGAGGCTAAAGATGTACAAAAAGACACCAGAGCGTGGCATGGTGATCTTTTGTGGAGCTCTGCCTCCTGAAGGTGGCGGACCCATAGGCAACGAGGTCATACGGGCATACGAGATAGATCCCCCAAAGGATCTAAAGACGTTTCTGTACAGATGTGATGATCATTTTCACGTAGAGATCTTGAAAAATATGCTAAAAGATGACAATTTGATTGGATTTTTGGCTATCGATGCAAAAGATGCCGGATGGGGTCTATTACACGGAGACAGAATAGACGTTTTATCTGAGACAGGTTCTGGTGTTGCAGGTAAACATAGACAGGGAGGTCAGTCTGCAAAAAGATTTCAAAAGCTTCGTGAGATGGAGATGACATATTACTTTAATCGCGTAGCAAATGTAACCCGAGAATATTTCATAGATATTTATCAAATAAAAGGACTTGTGGTATCAGGTCCAGGACCTACAAAAGAAGAGTTTGTCAACGGAGGATATCTAGAATACAGACTGCAGAATATGATAATTGATACAATTGATGCATCATATGCAGGCTCTGAAGGTGTTAGAGAAGCCTTTGACAAGGCAGGCGATATACTCTCAAATTTTAGACTTGTGGAAGAAAAGCGCATAATCGAATCTTTGTTTATGAAGATAAATTCACATTCTGGTCTTGGAAGCTATGGAATGGATGAGGTTATCAACTTGCTCAAAAACAACGTCGTAAAGACGCTGCTAGTTACAGATGATACTGATATGCACAAGTTGGATATAAAATGCAACAAGTGCTCACATGTACAAGAAAAAATATTAAAACGTCCCAATCTTATCGAGTATCGAACTGGAGTGTTAAATAATCCATGCCCAAAGTGTAAAAGTACAGATTTAGAAGCAAGTGAACGAGATTTGATCGACTATTTGGCACTTTTGGCATCAAAGACTGGAACTGCCATTGAAGTCATATCTGGCAAGACCGAACATGGATCCATGCTTGCAAGTCTTGGAAAAATTGGCGCCATACTTCGATACAATCCTGGACATATGAAATCAAAACTAGGGTCACAATAAACATCTAGTT
This genomic interval carries:
- a CDS encoding 5-formaminoimidazole-4-carboxamide-1-(beta)-D-ribofuranosyl 5'-monophosphate synthetase, which codes for MLTSVATLGSHCAMQVLKGAKDEGFKTVLICERKRESLYSRFSFIDKMILVDAFTEVADKKCQDELSDLDSILIPHGTLVSQLDSEKIEAMRTPIFGNKMMLRWESDRNLKEKIMRDANLKLPRTINSPSDIDTLVIVKRQGAAGGKGYFIASNKIEYERQRDLLVKNNVISKDEELYIQEYIPGVLAYLQFFYSPLDDQLEFFGADQRHESDIEGLGRIPANMQNDKVMSFNVIGNTPIVLRESLLEDAFNMGERFVKTSADSVKPGMNGPFCIEGTYDEDAKFTAFEFSARIVAGTNIYMDGSPYYGLLYGESISMGRRIAREIKRAKSDNRLDKITT
- a CDS encoding Transcriptional regulator; translated protein: MKHKATLPQLKKFDVTQKIVVILADVEARAIIFSMVRESMTASDLSQTLKIPLSSVYKKLSDLKDLGLIDVEKNVLTKEGKKHKFYRSRIKDAEIVIKKFEPILTIHPNTKHRN
- a CDS encoding Cobalt transporter subunit (CbtA); translation: MKFLAFICVILVSGIVAGTIQGIANFVLVEPVLDRAISLENMALFDSGDVQNTVEFRLEHEAYRTWQKGGQIIASAILGMSFGSLFGLIYAYVKKSLPSSDTIKKSLILAAIMWLVLFAIPFVKYPSNPPTVGDPATVGERTMFYLGLITVSGLLMLGTCYILKFLHGNKKFLALAGCACIMGVTLILFPEPADTTNVPKDLLYDFRLASAISVTSFWITIPFVLGGLWRKFIPDVRDDFIE
- a CDS encoding Cobalt transporter subunit (CbtB); its protein translation is MSRYMKVARHSTSVPKNATIILALVFVFGLFTIGFDQGHLFSIVQGAEAFDSMYLHELSHDLRHAAGFPCH
- a CDS encoding DSBA oxidoreductase, yielding MNRYTKNGSFDKIFTIVLKPYYMKNRYLALVAIPVIIGILSVVYITQDSPKTDELTIAGLIDGASPILGNTDAEIIIIEWGDYQCEYCHKFHQNTLDAIKVKYVDTGVANIVFRDFILNGPDSELAALASHCAEDQGKFWEYHNALYENWGGERTGWITDESLLALAVSLDLDVSKFDLCVDSKTHTDRVIESTIYGKSIGIGATPTFLISNGQDVIKISGAQPMSVFERAIESL
- a CDS encoding peptide chain release factor 1, with amino-acid sequence MVKIKIEKQDSVKLYRIRKTLDELSDKTGHGTELITVYIPKGKQLHEVVSILKEEQGTADNIKSDLTRTHVVDSLNKVIQRLKMYKKTPERGMVIFCGALPPEGGGPIGNEVIRAYEIDPPKDLKTFLYRCDDHFHVEILKNMLKDDNLIGFLAIDAKDAGWGLLHGDRIDVLSETGSGVAGKHRQGGQSAKRFQKLREMEMTYYFNRVANVTREYFIDIYQIKGLVVSGPGPTKEEFVNGGYLEYRLQNMIIDTIDASYAGSEGVREAFDKAGDILSNFRLVEEKRIIESLFMKINSHSGLGSYGMDEVINLLKNNVVKTLLVTDDTDMHKLDIKCNKCSHVQEKILKRPNLIEYRTGVLNNPCPKCKSTDLEASERDLIDYLALLASKTGTAIEVISGKTEHGSMLASLGKIGAILRYNPGHMKSKLGSQ